A stretch of the Conger conger chromosome 3, fConCon1.1, whole genome shotgun sequence genome encodes the following:
- the LOC133124244 gene encoding uncharacterized protein LOC133124244 isoform X3, which yields MGMVLWWTLLWILRYCHILSAEVLVQHKYFIYGEDQGVSLQAPTEPKGKEFIWEWTSHDGRYTNARIITMQSNEKCSWNLNGAHISKQGKYDLSLKPEVENAGVFTFIQTKPEKVHLAQIEVFAIEVKPSHWHTEREGSDVTMSCELSHLPDSATLAWERDREPTANTTLIYNNTAHIIIHSVDQHTTYDIRHTLYRGSLNSSEAVLISHSLSSYTKASWSWVPVSETQAIHVASAVKNENASISTKMDKERFSSDVYDGSKFPLKISPVKFGDSGSYTCFYDNTRMATINLVTIQVSAEPPGGLSRNQSVVLNCEISQVIGTVTLAWLRMKGGRGELVKQEVLTKRPPKTMLSLTLPSLTEDQLHWACVVFTGSVLRAQVPLHLTLPKTPITDPEKSEEDDGRRLVIILACSAAVCVGLLLLLCGGLLSRRLKRATAVGGNGDSSAADNVYSNVAEIQNDQANPGTATEENESEELQYLVFSQTAPSHNPHRQRQDRSGQDENDKVVYASICKT from the exons ATGGGGATGGTACTGTGGTGGACCCTACTCTGGATATTGAGATACTGTCACATACTttcagctgagg tgttggTGCAGCACAAATACTTCATTTATGGGGAGGATCAGGGGGTCTCTCTACAAGCCCCTACTGAGCCCAAAGGGAAAGAATTCATCTGGGAGTGGACATCTCATGATGGACGATACACAAACGCTCGTATAATAACTATGCAGTCCAATGAAAAGTGTTCATGGAACCTTAATGGGGCGCATATTTCAAAACAAGGAAAGTACGACCTTTCTCTGAAACCAGAGGTAGAAAATGCAGgagtttttactttcattcaaACTAAACCAGAGAAAGTGCACTTGGCACAGATTGAAGTGTTTGCTATAGAAG TGAAACCatcacactggcacacagaacgtgaaggatctgaTGTGACCATGAGCTGTGAGCTATCCCACCTTCCAGATTCAGCtacactggcctgggaacgggacagagaacccactgctaacacaacgctgatctacaacaacactgcccacatcatcatccacagtgtTGACCAACACA CAACATATGACATACGGCACACTCTGTACAGAGGGAGTCTGAACAGCAGTGAGGCGGTGCTAATCAGCCATTCTCTGAGCTCATACACAAAAGCCTCCTGGTCTTGGGTGCCAGTGTCTGAGACACAAGCAATCCATGTGGCCTCAGCTGTTAAAAACGAGAATGCTTCAATTTCCACGAAGATGGATAAAGAGAGATTCTCATCTGATGTCTATGATGGGTCTAAGTTTCCTCTGAAAATCTCACCAGTGAAGTTTGGAGACAGTGGAAGCTACACCTGCTTTTATGACAATACCAGAATGGCCACAATAAATCTGGTAACTATTCAGG TCTCAgcagagccccctggtggtctgtcCAGGAATCAGTCGGTTGTGCTGAACTGTGAGATTTCGCAGGTGATTGGCACTGTGACCCTGGCTTGGCTCCGgatgaaggggggcaggggggagctcGTAAAACAGGAGGTCCTGACAAAGAGACCCCCAAAAACGATGCTCAgcctcaccctgcccagcctcactgaagaccagctacactgggcctgtgtggtgttcacagggagcgtgctcagagcacaggtccccctgcacctcacgctgcCAAAAACGCCCATCACTGACCCCGAAAAGTCAGAGGAAG ATGATGGAAGGCGGCTGGTGATCATTTTGGCCTGTAGTGCCGCGGTGTGTGTtggactgttgttgttgttgtgtggaGGACTGTTGTCTCGCCGTCTGAAAAGAGCAACAG CAGTTGGAGGGAACGGTGATTCCAGTGCAGCTGACAACGTCTACAGTAACGTCGCAGAGATACAGAACGATCAAG CAAacccaggcacagccacagagGAGAATGAGAGTGAAGAACTCCAGTACTTGGTATTTTCCCAGACTGCTCCCAGTCACA ATCCGCACAGACAACGGCAGGATCGGTCT GGACAAGATGAAAATGATAAAGTGGTCTATGCAAGCATCTGCAAAACATGA
- the LOC133124244 gene encoding uncharacterized protein LOC133124244 isoform X1: MGMVLWWTLLWILRYCHILSAEVLVQHKYFIYGEDQGVSLQAPTEPKGKEFIWEWTSHDGRYTNARIITMQSNEKCSWNLNGAHISKQGKYDLSLKPEVENAGVFTFIQTKPEKVHLAQIEVFAIEVKPSHWHTEREGSDVTMSCELSHLPDSATLAWERDREPTANTTLIYNNTAHIIIHSVDQHSEGTYNCTLRRNGALIFSVPNELKVLKSTYDIRHTLYRGSLNSSEAVLISHSLSSYTKASWSWVPVSETQAIHVASAVKNENASISTKMDKERFSSDVYDGSKFPLKISPVKFGDSGSYTCFYDNTRMATINLVTIQVSAEPPGGLSRNQSVVLNCEISQVIGTVTLAWLRMKGGRGELVKQEVLTKRPPKTMLSLTLPSLTEDQLHWACVVFTGSVLRAQVPLHLTLPKTPITDPEKSEEDDGRRLVIILACSAAVCVGLLLLLCGGLLSRRLKRATAVGGNGDSSAADNVYSNVAEIQNDQANPGTATEENESEELQYLVFSQTAPSHNPHRQRQDRSGQDENDKVVYASICKT; this comes from the exons ATGGGGATGGTACTGTGGTGGACCCTACTCTGGATATTGAGATACTGTCACATACTttcagctgagg tgttggTGCAGCACAAATACTTCATTTATGGGGAGGATCAGGGGGTCTCTCTACAAGCCCCTACTGAGCCCAAAGGGAAAGAATTCATCTGGGAGTGGACATCTCATGATGGACGATACACAAACGCTCGTATAATAACTATGCAGTCCAATGAAAAGTGTTCATGGAACCTTAATGGGGCGCATATTTCAAAACAAGGAAAGTACGACCTTTCTCTGAAACCAGAGGTAGAAAATGCAGgagtttttactttcattcaaACTAAACCAGAGAAAGTGCACTTGGCACAGATTGAAGTGTTTGCTATAGAAG TGAAACCatcacactggcacacagaacgtgaaggatctgaTGTGACCATGAGCTGTGAGCTATCCCACCTTCCAGATTCAGCtacactggcctgggaacgggacagagaacccactgctaacacaacgctgatctacaacaacactgcccacatcatcatccacagtgtTGACCAACACAGTGAGGGAACCTATAACTGTACACTCCGACGGAACGGAGCGCTTATTTTCAGCGTTCCCAATGAACTTAAAGTCCTCAAGT CAACATATGACATACGGCACACTCTGTACAGAGGGAGTCTGAACAGCAGTGAGGCGGTGCTAATCAGCCATTCTCTGAGCTCATACACAAAAGCCTCCTGGTCTTGGGTGCCAGTGTCTGAGACACAAGCAATCCATGTGGCCTCAGCTGTTAAAAACGAGAATGCTTCAATTTCCACGAAGATGGATAAAGAGAGATTCTCATCTGATGTCTATGATGGGTCTAAGTTTCCTCTGAAAATCTCACCAGTGAAGTTTGGAGACAGTGGAAGCTACACCTGCTTTTATGACAATACCAGAATGGCCACAATAAATCTGGTAACTATTCAGG TCTCAgcagagccccctggtggtctgtcCAGGAATCAGTCGGTTGTGCTGAACTGTGAGATTTCGCAGGTGATTGGCACTGTGACCCTGGCTTGGCTCCGgatgaaggggggcaggggggagctcGTAAAACAGGAGGTCCTGACAAAGAGACCCCCAAAAACGATGCTCAgcctcaccctgcccagcctcactgaagaccagctacactgggcctgtgtggtgttcacagggagcgtgctcagagcacaggtccccctgcacctcacgctgcCAAAAACGCCCATCACTGACCCCGAAAAGTCAGAGGAAG ATGATGGAAGGCGGCTGGTGATCATTTTGGCCTGTAGTGCCGCGGTGTGTGTtggactgttgttgttgttgtgtggaGGACTGTTGTCTCGCCGTCTGAAAAGAGCAACAG CAGTTGGAGGGAACGGTGATTCCAGTGCAGCTGACAACGTCTACAGTAACGTCGCAGAGATACAGAACGATCAAG CAAacccaggcacagccacagagGAGAATGAGAGTGAAGAACTCCAGTACTTGGTATTTTCCCAGACTGCTCCCAGTCACA ATCCGCACAGACAACGGCAGGATCGGTCT GGACAAGATGAAAATGATAAAGTGGTCTATGCAAGCATCTGCAAAACATGA
- the LOC133124244 gene encoding uncharacterized protein LOC133124244 isoform X2: protein MQRYGETVLVQHKYFIYGEDQGVSLQAPTEPKGKEFIWEWTSHDGRYTNARIITMQSNEKCSWNLNGAHISKQGKYDLSLKPEVENAGVFTFIQTKPEKVHLAQIEVFAIEVKPSHWHTEREGSDVTMSCELSHLPDSATLAWERDREPTANTTLIYNNTAHIIIHSVDQHSEGTYNCTLRRNGALIFSVPNELKVLKSTYDIRHTLYRGSLNSSEAVLISHSLSSYTKASWSWVPVSETQAIHVASAVKNENASISTKMDKERFSSDVYDGSKFPLKISPVKFGDSGSYTCFYDNTRMATINLVTIQVSAEPPGGLSRNQSVVLNCEISQVIGTVTLAWLRMKGGRGELVKQEVLTKRPPKTMLSLTLPSLTEDQLHWACVVFTGSVLRAQVPLHLTLPKTPITDPEKSEEDDGRRLVIILACSAAVCVGLLLLLCGGLLSRRLKRATAVGGNGDSSAADNVYSNVAEIQNDQANPGTATEENESEELQYLVFSQTAPSHNPHRQRQDRSGQDENDKVVYASICKT, encoded by the exons atgcagagatacggagagacag tgttggTGCAGCACAAATACTTCATTTATGGGGAGGATCAGGGGGTCTCTCTACAAGCCCCTACTGAGCCCAAAGGGAAAGAATTCATCTGGGAGTGGACATCTCATGATGGACGATACACAAACGCTCGTATAATAACTATGCAGTCCAATGAAAAGTGTTCATGGAACCTTAATGGGGCGCATATTTCAAAACAAGGAAAGTACGACCTTTCTCTGAAACCAGAGGTAGAAAATGCAGgagtttttactttcattcaaACTAAACCAGAGAAAGTGCACTTGGCACAGATTGAAGTGTTTGCTATAGAAG TGAAACCatcacactggcacacagaacgtgaaggatctgaTGTGACCATGAGCTGTGAGCTATCCCACCTTCCAGATTCAGCtacactggcctgggaacgggacagagaacccactgctaacacaacgctgatctacaacaacactgcccacatcatcatccacagtgtTGACCAACACAGTGAGGGAACCTATAACTGTACACTCCGACGGAACGGAGCGCTTATTTTCAGCGTTCCCAATGAACTTAAAGTCCTCAAGT CAACATATGACATACGGCACACTCTGTACAGAGGGAGTCTGAACAGCAGTGAGGCGGTGCTAATCAGCCATTCTCTGAGCTCATACACAAAAGCCTCCTGGTCTTGGGTGCCAGTGTCTGAGACACAAGCAATCCATGTGGCCTCAGCTGTTAAAAACGAGAATGCTTCAATTTCCACGAAGATGGATAAAGAGAGATTCTCATCTGATGTCTATGATGGGTCTAAGTTTCCTCTGAAAATCTCACCAGTGAAGTTTGGAGACAGTGGAAGCTACACCTGCTTTTATGACAATACCAGAATGGCCACAATAAATCTGGTAACTATTCAGG TCTCAgcagagccccctggtggtctgtcCAGGAATCAGTCGGTTGTGCTGAACTGTGAGATTTCGCAGGTGATTGGCACTGTGACCCTGGCTTGGCTCCGgatgaaggggggcaggggggagctcGTAAAACAGGAGGTCCTGACAAAGAGACCCCCAAAAACGATGCTCAgcctcaccctgcccagcctcactgaagaccagctacactgggcctgtgtggtgttcacagggagcgtgctcagagcacaggtccccctgcacctcacgctgcCAAAAACGCCCATCACTGACCCCGAAAAGTCAGAGGAAG ATGATGGAAGGCGGCTGGTGATCATTTTGGCCTGTAGTGCCGCGGTGTGTGTtggactgttgttgttgttgtgtggaGGACTGTTGTCTCGCCGTCTGAAAAGAGCAACAG CAGTTGGAGGGAACGGTGATTCCAGTGCAGCTGACAACGTCTACAGTAACGTCGCAGAGATACAGAACGATCAAG CAAacccaggcacagccacagagGAGAATGAGAGTGAAGAACTCCAGTACTTGGTATTTTCCCAGACTGCTCCCAGTCACA ATCCGCACAGACAACGGCAGGATCGGTCT GGACAAGATGAAAATGATAAAGTGGTCTATGCAAGCATCTGCAAAACATGA
- the LOC133123655 gene encoding uncharacterized protein LOC133123655, translated as MTTMESSKQRKYDLYLEPELKNAGVFTFIQTKPEKVHLAEIEVFAIEVKPSHWHTEREGSDVNKSCEVSHLPDSATLAWERDREPTANTTLIYNNTAHIIIHSVDQHSEGTYDCTLRRNGALIFRVPKLELKVTKGTFVTHRTLYRGSMNSSEAVLICHSLISYTNASWSWAPVSETQAILVASAGKCKNAAISMEMDKERVSSDIYDGSKFPLKISVKFGDSGMYTCIYERDRMAEKNLVPIQGKQEATEVFIQSQSQQSPLVVCPGISQLEQVPLHPTLPIKQGWSTETVVRVVIVALATLGMLLVLRWYWSWTRLQVNLSQPSLRSDQSSKALQDQCNGIGTPREWNDPCADAKS; from the exons ATGACTACAATGGAATcttcaaaacaaagaaagtaTGACCTTTATCTGGAACCAGAGTTAAAAAATGCAGgagtttttactttcattcaaACTAAACCAGAGAAAGTGCACTTGGCAGAGATTGAAGTGTTTGCTATAGAAG TGAAACCatcacactggcacacagaacgtgaaggatctgaTGTGAACAAGAGCTGTGAGGTATCCCACCTTCCAGATTCAGCtacactggcctgggaacgggacagagaacccactgctaacacaacgctgatctacaacaacactgcccacatcatcatccacagtgtTGACCAACACAGTGAGGGAACCTATGACTGTACACTCCGACGGAACGGAGCGCTTATTTTCAGAGTTCCCAAACTTGAACTTAAAGTCACCAAGG GAACATTTGTAACACACCGCACTCTGTACAGAGGGAGTATGAACAGCAGTGAGGCGGTGCTAATCTGCCATTCTCTGATCTCATACACAAACGCCTCCTGGTCTTGGGCGCCAGTGTCTGAGACACAAGCAATCCTTGTGGCCTCAGCTGGTAAATGCAAGAATGCTGCAATTTCCATGGAGATGGATAAAGAGAGAGTCTCATCTGATATCTATGATGGGTCTAAGTTTCCTCTGAAAATCTCAGTGAAGTTTGGAGACAGCGGAATGTACACCTGCATTTATGAAAGAGACAGGATGGCTGAAAAAAATCTGGTACCTATTCAGG GAAAACAGGAAGCAACAGAAGTGTTTATCCAAAGCCAG tctcagcagagccccctggtggtctgtcCAGGAATCAGCCAGTT AGAACAGGTCCCCCTGCACCCCACACTGCCCATCAAGCAAG GGTGGAGCACTGAGACAGTGGTCAGGGTGGTGATTGTAGCGCTGGCCACCCTGGGGATGCTATTGGTTCTGaggtggtactggtcctggacgAGACTCCAA GTGAACCTGAGTCAGCCCAGCCTGAGGAGTGACCAGAGCAGCAAAGCCCTGCAGGACCAATGCAATG ggatcggtacaccacggGAGTGGAACGACCCGTGCGCCGACGCCAAGAGCTag